The DNA sequence GTGTGGTTCACAGCTGGTGTTAAGAAGTCAAGACCAACGGATGTCTACATAACACCGCGTGACTCCGTGAAAGTAGAAGAATTCTGAGTTTAGAGTAAAGCGGCGTTTCTATCGCCATTAGTGGGAAGAAGATCTGAATTCTTGCTAGCTTTTTACTTAATAGGCATTTCTATGACTGCTTCTTTTTTGACAATGTCAAATGCAGAACACTGTTATGTGGTTACTGGAAATTTCACATTTTGGCTATTGGATGAATGCAATTGCTTCGTTTTGCTTCCGTTTTCTGTTCGATGTGCATTCTGTTTTTCGCATATGATACAGTAAACGTTGAGATGCGATGTATTCTGAAATTGCCATTTTATTAGAAGGGAATCACAGATATCTTTTTACAGTGAAGGAATATCAGTAAACAATAACTTTCTCTGTTGACAATTTAATTTCCTATAGCTACTATGGCTGCTGTAACTTTTCTCATCTGCTTCCGAGATGACGGAGAAGTTGCACCTGAATCACGAACAATCTTGTATTGTGATACGATGTTAAGCTGCAGATGAATCACGAACAATCTCGTACAGCGATATAATGTTTTCTATGCTCAACAGGAAGATGATGCACCATTCCAGAAGATCTGACTTTCTGTTTTGAAGGACTTCTTGCAAGAAATGAATGTTGTGCTGCGAAAAAGAACGGTTTAGTTTCAAAGAGCAATATCTACACCGGCAACATACAATTCTCCATGATTTAAGAACCGAGGTGAATTAGTAAGGGACAAACCTACCTCTACAAACTTTAACTTGAAATCCAAGTTTCCGAAGCGTTGTGTAACCTCGTACTCCTCCCGAAGGTACTCATGTATTTGAGCATACTTTGCATCCCTCCAAGCAATTTCTGATCTGATGGATAAAGAACAGAATAAATATTAAAAGCTGCAATGCCAAATTATAAACCAAACTGGTATATTCAAGCACTCGAAGCAATTCCAGATAAACGAAAATGGCAACTGATGAAAACCAAATTTAAGGTTAATCTGATCTTCCCTCAGCAAAGTCCATAGCTTATTTTCTGAATTTTACAATAAGTTGGTACCAAGATTTCTAATCCAGAAGGGGGAGAAGTTGAAaccttagggtttagggtttaaatgCAATATTCAAGGTCAGTGAGAAATCTAGATCATCCAGTATACAGAAGGACCAACTTTAAATGCAATAGATTACTGATCTTGAAATATCGCTACAAACAACCGAAGAAAGCACAATGGCATTACCTCTCAAAAAGACCTACTTTAAGAATTACATCAGCTAAGTTCGAGTTAGCCTTCCCAACAAGTTGGAGGAGCTTCTTTTTATGCATTGTGAAAGTTCCAGTTTTCTCCATTCCACGATTTATATCTGCAAACTCTTCAACCATACCATCAACCTAGAAAGACAGACCCGTGCAACCCCACGGTTGGGAGGGGATAGAGAAAGATATAGATTATCATAATCTAAGACCCAGGGTTCTCCAAATGCAATAAAGTTGGGTTACAAAAGAAGCAAGATATATTGATAAACTGAATCTGAAAATGAATTACCTGCGAAACAAAATAATCTAAGGCAATACTTTGGCCAAGCACACTGCCAATAATGCGAATAGAATCAGTGTCCAAAGTTTTGAGAACTATGTAATCCGGACCACCCTTCATGTCCTCATCCAGCTGTGGCTTTTCTTTTACGGCATAATCTAATGCAAACACACACAGAGATACAAACAGAGAAttaattatcataataattcaaaatattttcaacCTTTCTATTCCAGAAGAATATATTAATATCTAGAAAAATATTAGCATTGGATGATTCAATGCAGCTCAACTCAATTCAAATGAAGTGTAAGATCACTTcgagaaatcaaatgaaatatgGTTATCTTAAAGAAATTTACCGTCTTTTCTCATCTCTGGAAGTAATCCAGAAGCATGTCTTGTAACTAGATCCAGATAAGCGTCGACTTCATGATCCTCAACATTAAACAAAACAGCAGATCCATATTGGAATACGACCATGTAACGCCAAACTCCAAATTCCTAAAAGAAAGCAGCAATATAATGAACATACTACCATATTAA is a window from the Malus domestica chromosome 16, GDT2T_hap1 genome containing:
- the LOC103402852 gene encoding protein RETARDED ROOT GROWTH, mitochondrial, with protein sequence MGRWRAAASLLLSRVAAAGAYKSSVPAKPPFHLHRPSASTSFHFRFLNSRPFSAIPSRVSVEANDYDSEPPCYAQSHSQAKEDEETGKIPVKAYFLCTSINLKSMQAENLSNVIPPSSRSSNYIALRFCDFPSENTEFGVWRYMVVFQYGSAVLFNVEDHEVDAYLDLVTRHASGLLPEMRKDDYAVKEKPQLDEDMKGGPDYIVLKTLDTDSIRIIGSVLGQSIALDYFVSQVDGMVEEFADINRGMEKTGTFTMHKKKLLQLVGKANSNLADVILKVGLFERSEIAWRDAKYAQIHEYLREEYEVTQRFGNLDFKLKFVEHNIHFLQEVLQNRKSDLLEWCIIFLLSIENIISLYEIVRDSSAA